tttacagaGAGGAAGGCAGCATGAGAGTAGCAGAGTAGAGAATAGTAGAACATAAGTCTCATTTCATCGACATATTCTTTATGTAGTGATGATGGTAGagtaaaatttgacaaaaagttaaGCTTCCGTCTCTTGATTTTACCAGAATATCCTACATTATTGTGCCATACATGATATGCACttgaatttatttaatttaaaaaatctttaaatgtaaaaacatctttgttAATTATCTTAATTTTCCAGAGTATCTCAGCAACCCCAACTATGCACATATTGCATAAtttcttgtaaaataaaataccatAAAATGGTTAAGTATGTTGATTTAATGTATACTAACAGCACAATACAGATCAGtgtataacatactgtacactgcaTACAATTAGTATGTAGCTTGGACACAGCTCAAATGTCTGCCATTAAAGGGTAACAGGTACATGtgctttgtctcttttctataCTACATAACTAATTGTATGAATAGTATAGAAATAGTACTAAgtactaaaataaatatatcaacAGGAAGTGAAAATACTAACTGGAAGTAATCTTATACGTCCTCCGACATCAATACAACTGtgatttattgttgttgtggtgATGACTAAACATACCCCTTTGTAGATATCCACCTCCAGTGTGCCGTTGTTGAGAGGGAAGAGATCTGAGTGAGGGCTGCCGGTTTCATTGCACTCTTTATTCTGCAACCAGGGACACACGCACATAATAAACCACAACCTAAAGCTCTGGACACTGCGTGTCAGCAGTACTTATTAGAGAACAATTATTCCACTGTGTTTCCATATGAAACACACAGGCTTCATCAGTAAAGAGGAATGGATTCTTAATACTGTAGTGTACACTCACCATTTCAATATTGGTTTTCCCGTAGAACGCCTGAGCAAAGACTGCTACAACAAAGACGTTGATGAGGAAGGAGATGAAGAGAGCGACAGAAGACTCAATGAAGTAGTACTTGTTTGCTTCCTTTActtctttcttatttttgcGATCAATGTCCCGAGACTGGTACATAAGGAGGTAAACAGAAAAAACTCTCAAATTTCATCAAACACACCCGAAGTCTGCtttgacattgttttaaaactgcatttataTTGCAGAGCTTATAGTGTAGAGTCTCTTAGAGTCAGTGACAAGTTCTTATATGTTTTTTAACCTTGACCAGCGCTGAGTGCAGGTAGATGTTGTGGGGCATGATGACTGCGCCTACAATTCCCACCGCCTGCTCCAACTGCACAGGCCCACAGCCGGCACAGTACGGCACAAACATCCCCTTCAGCAGCTCCCCTTGGTCTGGACTTACCAGCACATACTACAGAAAGGCAAGACAGAGTCAAACATGTCATGGTGTCATAAACGTCTTGGCAAAAACTGTCAACTGTTAAAAAACACTTGAATTATATCGGAAATTGCAAGGTCCAATTACCTCGTAACCAAAGCTCAGAGCCATTACTGTGATGAGGAAGCCAAAGAAAGCTTCAAGTTTCCTCAAGCCTAAAAGGAGATACAAACTGTATCAACGCTGAGATGCACAGCTTCTTTAGACATTGATTGATAAGGAAGTGAGGTTGTATCCGTACCATATTTATCTAGAAAGAGGAACACAAATGTGTCTGTGATGGTGATGAGGACTCCTGCCCACAGTGGAATCCTGGATGAGAAAGAGAAGAACTACAGTAACTCCGTCCTCACCGTCATTAGAAATATACTTTGTAAATCTCTAAAAGTGTTTGCAGTCACTTTTCATGGCCAACCAATGAAGGAAGTACCTGCCCACAGAGAGAAGATTGAAAGCTATGGCACAGCCAATGACCTCCTGCATGTCTGAGCCAATAATTGCCAGCTCCACCATCAGCCACAGGATGACCCGAGGaacctgaaaaaaaagattttacaaaTATGGTCCCAAGTATTAAAAGTTATTGTACAATAAGAAAAGGGAAGTTAATGTGTAATGAGCGTAGAGAATGCTCACTGTGGGATATTGGCGGTTGCAGACTTCAGCCAGGTGCATCCCAGTGACGACCCCGAGGCGTGCAGCTAACCTCTGCAACAGCAGCCCAATGATGGTGGCTCCAAGGAGCACCCATAGGagctaaacataaaaaaaaaaaaaaaaaagaaggatatTCAGTATTTCCTACTTTTGTAATACTATCCTACTATATACAACTTCCAATACGGGAGTTTTACTTGTGCAGACTGCcagatttaaataaaagctaACTGTGTAAATTCTTGctcatgttaaaaatgaaaattgccatatctttttaataatacaGTGGATATACTTATGATGGAAATAACAATAACACCTTTATGCACTAGATGCCTTTCCTTAGAGAAATATTTTGATCAAGCTCATTATGTGTCACTCCTCTAAGACACTATCACTGTGCTCAGACAGAATATGACCGGAAGTATGGccattttttatcaaaataatgaCACGATTAGGGAAAAGGGGGAAAGATATGTATCGgtgtgaagagaaaaacaaagacctGTAGAACCACTTCCTCAAATATGGAGGAAGAgaataaaaagctaaaatagATGCCACTGTATTATGGTTCACATTTTGTCCTAGACACACCCATTACCCACCAAAGTAAACTTGCAGAACAGCCATGTCTGGTTTGGATGTCTAGATTAACATGGTTTGTATATATCACCTTAAAGCCAGCTTTAGCTCCAGACTGCAGGTCAGACTCAATGTTCCCGGGATCCAAGTAAGCAATGCTCATCAGAAAACCCGGTCCGGTGAAGGCCCAGAGTTTACGGAAACTGAACACCTGAACAGAGGGACAGCCAAATTTCATCATTACCTATCTTGTAATTTGATTAATATAGTATTGTTTCAATtccaaaatgaaatgtgttttgattcCCAAATCTAACTGTCCAACAAGGGTAAAAGGATTATAATTGATCTTTCAAATTGATAAACCCAGCTACTACTCTCCGTAAATGATTACAAAAGAACCAAAATTTAAAACAGCGGCTGGGAGACAGTACCTGGCTGACATTCTCGGGAATGGCCACCTTGTCTTCAAAATATGTGGAGAAGGGTTCATCTTGGGCCACTGGTGAGCCCGGGGGAGAGATGGAGCTGTACGGATTAGTCTGGACTCCATTCTCCTGAGGGGAGTCTTCTAACAAAACCAAAgaggagaaaaactaaaaaatgagtGATGAGAGAAGAGTAAGAGTAATGTAAACAGAGAAAAGGTTATCCACTGCTGGAACACTTATACCTCTTACCATCAATTCCACAATTTCAGTATCTCAAGGCAGCTGCCATTATGGAacatcttatttatttatttatttttcttacctGGGGCTCCTACTTGCAGTTATGAACATCATTCTGATCAGTTATGATAACTTTTCAAGGACTTATTCAAAGGGTGAAAATCCCATGGATGTGACACAATAACTGCAACAATGTGCTGTTGGCACTGCGTTATGATTTAAGTCACCTTATTGTATATTATGGTAACTGCAATGTATTAACAACTTAATAGGATAACCTGAAGTAGCCAGATACAAATCACAAGCACATTTGCCCCATGAAACTATTCATAATTACAGAAATGAAGACTCATTTCTAGAGATCTGCTGTGCTACATGACTAATATTTTGGGTACTACAAcctttgttgcttttcaaaaaaatccttaaccaaactctcctctttgagcaaaaaaaaaagagatagaaaatGTAATTCGCTAAAccggattttttttattttttttattaggctGACTATTAAAGAGAGAGACCAGTGAGATTTTAAGTTTGAACAGAGATACAGCAGATACATGCAGAACAGCAACAGCTCTGCCACTAAAAATGATCCAAACCAGACAAACCAGCTTTCTTAAAAAACTTGAGAACAAAGCACAGCCACATTAAATCTTTATTCAGAGTATTGGAGACATGTCTGTGAAGGAGCTTTACTAAATACACTTAAAGATTAAGCCATTTGAGCCAGTTTAATGACCAGAAGCAACCATTCTGAAAACCTCACTGCTGATAAGCAAAAAGCAATTCAACCTCGCATTCAAAACTGCTACATAAGAGAATTAGttaaatgtttatgtatttactcAGTCAATAATAATCTGGGATTTGGGCCACATCCTTCAAATCTTAAAACCAATGAGTCCATCAACATCTGTTATAAGAACACAGTCAAAGAAAAAGGATTACAAACAAAAGACTAATTAATATTTACCAGTAAACTATGTGTACTACTCACTGAGATTGGACTTTTCATTCTGTCCTCCCTTCATCTCCAAGTCACTGCTGATCCCAAAGTCCACTGTTCCCTAACAGTGACTCGGCTTTTATACAACAGTGCCTta
The Etheostoma cragini isolate CJK2018 chromosome 4, CSU_Ecrag_1.0, whole genome shotgun sequence genome window above contains:
- the LOC117944143 gene encoding natural resistance-associated macrophage protein 2-like isoform X1, producing the protein MKAEQDGDLLEEDSPQENGVQTNPYSSISPPGSPVAQDEPFSTYFEDKVAIPENVSQVFSFRKLWAFTGPGFLMSIAYLDPGNIESDLQSGAKAGFKLLWVLLGATIIGLLLQRLAARLGVVTGMHLAEVCNRQYPTVPRVILWLMVELAIIGSDMQEVIGCAIAFNLLSVGRIPLWAGVLITITDTFVFLFLDKYGLRKLEAFFGFLITVMALSFGYEYVLVSPDQGELLKGMFVPYCAGCGPVQLEQAVGIVGAVIMPHNIYLHSALVKSRDIDRKNKKEVKEANKYYFIESSVALFISFLINVFVVAVFAQAFYGKTNIEMNKECNETGSPHSDLFPLNNGTLEVDIYKGGVVLGCVFGPAALYIWAIGILAAGQSSTMTGTYSGQFVMEGFLNLRWSRFARVLLTRSIAIIPTLLVAVFQDVQHLTGMNDFLNVLQSMQLPFALIPILTFTSLTSIMNDFANGMVWKISGGVVILLVCAINMYFVVVYVTALNSVLLYVFAALLSVAYLCFVCYLAWHCLVALGVSCLDFGSRMQLSHQTDGYLMSDMDTDSLFER
- the LOC117944143 gene encoding natural resistance-associated macrophage protein 2-like isoform X3 — encoded protein: MKAEQDGDLLEDSPQENGVQTNPYSSISPPGSPVAQDEPFSTYFEDKVAIPENVSQVFSFRKLWAFTGPGFLMSIAYLDPGNIESDLQSGAKAGFKLLWVLLGATIIGLLLQRLAARLGVVTGMHLAEVCNRQYPTVPRVILWLMVELAIIGSDMQEVIGCAIAFNLLSVGRIPLWAGVLITITDTFVFLFLDKYGLRKLEAFFGFLITVMALSFGYEYVLVSPDQGELLKGMFVPYCAGCGPVQLEQAVGIVGAVIMPHNIYLHSALVKSRDIDRKNKKEVKEANKYYFIESSVALFISFLINVFVVAVFAQAFYGKTNIEMNKECNETGSPHSDLFPLNNGTLEVDIYKGGVVLGCVFGPAALYIWAIGILAAGQSSTMTGTYSGQFVMEGFLNLRWSRFARVLLTRSIAIIPTLLVAVFQDVQHLTGMNDFLNVLQSMQLPFALIPILTFTSLTSIMNDFANGMVWKISGGVVILLVCAINMYFVVVYVTALNSVLLYVFAALLSVAYLCFVCYLAWHCLVALGVSCLDFGSRMQLSHQTDGYLMSDMDTDSLFER
- the LOC117944143 gene encoding natural resistance-associated macrophage protein 2-like isoform X5, coding for MKAEQDGDLLEEDSPQENGVQTNPYSSISPPGSPVAQDEPFSTYFEDKVAIPENVSQVFSFRKLWAFTGPGFLMSIAYLDPGNIESDLQSGAKAGFKLLWVLLGATIIGLLLQRLAARLGVVTGMHLAEVCNRQYPTVPRVILWLMVELAIIGSDMQEVIGCAIAFNLLSVGRIPLWAGVLITITDTFVFLFLDKYGLRKLEAFFGFLITVMALSFGYEYVLVSPDQGELLKGMFVPYCAGCGPVQLEQAVGIVGAVIMPHNIYLHSALVKSRDIDRKNKKEVKEANKYYFIESSVALFISFLINVFVVAVFAQAFYGKTNIEMNKECNETGSPHSDLFPLNNGTLEVDIYKGGVVLGCVFGPAALYIWAIGILAAGQSSTMTGTYSGQFVMEGFLNLRWSRFARVLLTRSIAIIPTLLVAVFQDVQHLTGMNDFLNVLQSMQLPFALIPILTFTSLTSIMNDFANGMVWKISGGVVILLVCAINMYFVVVYVTALNSVLLYVFAALLSVAYLCFVCYLAWHCLVALGVSCLDFGSRVSNRPAVLIEEQSEYDS
- the LOC117944143 gene encoding natural resistance-associated macrophage protein 2-like isoform X4, producing MKGGQNEKSNLNSPQENGVQTNPYSSISPPGSPVAQDEPFSTYFEDKVAIPENVSQVFSFRKLWAFTGPGFLMSIAYLDPGNIESDLQSGAKAGFKLLWVLLGATIIGLLLQRLAARLGVVTGMHLAEVCNRQYPTVPRVILWLMVELAIIGSDMQEVIGCAIAFNLLSVGRIPLWAGVLITITDTFVFLFLDKYGLRKLEAFFGFLITVMALSFGYEYVLVSPDQGELLKGMFVPYCAGCGPVQLEQAVGIVGAVIMPHNIYLHSALVKSRDIDRKNKKEVKEANKYYFIESSVALFISFLINVFVVAVFAQAFYGKTNIEMNKECNETGSPHSDLFPLNNGTLEVDIYKGGVVLGCVFGPAALYIWAIGILAAGQSSTMTGTYSGQFVMEGFLNLRWSRFARVLLTRSIAIIPTLLVAVFQDVQHLTGMNDFLNVLQSMQLPFALIPILTFTSLTSIMNDFANGMVWKISGGVVILLVCAINMYFVVVYVTALNSVLLYVFAALLSVAYLCFVCYLAWHCLVALGVSCLDFGSRMQLSHQTDGYLMSDMDTDSLFER
- the LOC117944143 gene encoding natural resistance-associated macrophage protein 2-like isoform X2, giving the protein MKGGQNEKSNLKDSPQENGVQTNPYSSISPPGSPVAQDEPFSTYFEDKVAIPENVSQVFSFRKLWAFTGPGFLMSIAYLDPGNIESDLQSGAKAGFKLLWVLLGATIIGLLLQRLAARLGVVTGMHLAEVCNRQYPTVPRVILWLMVELAIIGSDMQEVIGCAIAFNLLSVGRIPLWAGVLITITDTFVFLFLDKYGLRKLEAFFGFLITVMALSFGYEYVLVSPDQGELLKGMFVPYCAGCGPVQLEQAVGIVGAVIMPHNIYLHSALVKSRDIDRKNKKEVKEANKYYFIESSVALFISFLINVFVVAVFAQAFYGKTNIEMNKECNETGSPHSDLFPLNNGTLEVDIYKGGVVLGCVFGPAALYIWAIGILAAGQSSTMTGTYSGQFVMEGFLNLRWSRFARVLLTRSIAIIPTLLVAVFQDVQHLTGMNDFLNVLQSMQLPFALIPILTFTSLTSIMNDFANGMVWKISGGVVILLVCAINMYFVVVYVTALNSVLLYVFAALLSVAYLCFVCYLAWHCLVALGVSCLDFGSRMQLSHQTDGYLMSDMDTDSLFER